One window of the Halobacillus litoralis genome contains the following:
- the nagZ gene encoding beta-N-acetylhexosaminidase — translation MKKFLYIALFFTLLLTIFLLYFNDSPQNTGESNADDTQNEQDEEKIEPATDVNNIIQQAKDGKVPGSSVTAGETKLDSLKSKWGEPEQITQTSRGHYGAYPDQQMSIGYSDGLIFDVRYSGKSLATIHLNDIKKVQGEPDQVNYYKDDSHDQIILIYPMNQTYQLKWVLKKPTNDEKNPPVDHISVVTEPQNDVQDKISSMSLKEKIGQMIIAGFTGTTINEKTKDLIRNQKVGGLIFYSDNVASPSQTVQLVNEMKDANEVNETPLFLSIDQEGGSVSRLPGQLLDLPTNGAVGNVGSSQFSYGIGEIIGKQLKQFGFNLNYAPVMDVNSNPDNPVIGDRSFSGDPQVVSQLGIQKMKGIKSQQIIPVIKHFPGHGDTSVDSHLQLPQVSKSLEQLKNLELIPFENAIEKGAEVVMVAHILLPELDRTLPASMSEKIISGLLREQLGYEGIVITDDMTMKAVTNNFSLEEASVDSVKAGSDIILVAHDYKKVEAVINALTASVERGEISEERINQSVERILKLKNQYQLNGERVDEVNVNQLNESIRSLLEEY, via the coding sequence CATTATTTTTCACACTATTACTTACAATTTTTCTCTTGTATTTTAATGATTCGCCACAAAATACGGGAGAGTCTAATGCCGACGATACGCAAAACGAGCAAGACGAAGAGAAGATAGAGCCCGCGACTGACGTGAACAATATCATCCAGCAAGCTAAGGATGGGAAAGTGCCCGGGTCCTCAGTCACAGCAGGGGAAACGAAACTGGACAGCCTCAAAAGTAAATGGGGAGAACCCGAACAAATTACACAGACTTCACGTGGCCACTACGGAGCTTATCCTGATCAACAAATGAGTATCGGATATAGCGATGGATTAATTTTTGATGTTCGCTATTCAGGAAAATCTTTAGCGACTATTCACTTGAACGACATAAAAAAAGTGCAGGGTGAACCGGATCAGGTGAACTATTACAAAGATGACAGTCACGATCAAATCATACTCATCTATCCAATGAACCAAACCTACCAGTTGAAATGGGTTTTGAAGAAGCCCACCAACGATGAGAAAAACCCTCCAGTGGATCATATCTCCGTTGTGACAGAACCGCAGAATGATGTGCAGGATAAAATATCATCTATGAGTCTGAAGGAAAAAATCGGTCAGATGATCATTGCTGGATTTACGGGAACCACAATAAATGAAAAGACCAAAGATTTAATTCGTAATCAGAAGGTCGGAGGTTTAATTTTTTATTCAGACAATGTGGCATCTCCTTCGCAAACCGTTCAACTCGTGAATGAAATGAAAGACGCTAATGAAGTAAATGAAACACCACTTTTTCTAAGTATCGACCAGGAAGGCGGGAGTGTTTCGAGGCTTCCTGGCCAATTACTTGACTTACCCACGAATGGGGCGGTCGGTAACGTAGGTTCATCGCAATTTTCATATGGTATAGGGGAAATCATCGGCAAACAATTAAAACAATTCGGGTTTAACTTAAACTATGCTCCTGTCATGGATGTGAATAGCAACCCGGACAATCCCGTTATCGGCGATCGGTCATTTAGCGGTGATCCTCAAGTTGTGAGCCAGTTGGGTATTCAAAAAATGAAAGGAATAAAGTCACAACAAATCATCCCAGTGATCAAGCATTTTCCAGGACATGGGGATACTTCTGTCGATTCTCACCTTCAGCTTCCTCAGGTCAGTAAAAGTTTAGAACAACTGAAGAATCTGGAACTTATTCCTTTTGAAAATGCCATTGAAAAAGGGGCCGAAGTAGTTATGGTCGCACACATATTGCTTCCTGAGCTAGATCGAACATTGCCTGCTTCCATGTCAGAAAAAATTATTAGCGGGCTGCTCCGTGAACAACTGGGTTATGAGGGAATTGTTATTACGGACGATATGACAATGAAAGCCGTTACTAACAATTTCAGCCTAGAGGAAGCTTCAGTGGATTCGGTGAAAGCGGGCAGTGATATCATTCTTGTTGCCCATGATTACAAGAAAGTGGAAGCTGTCATCAATGCTTTAACAGCATCCGTAGAAAGAGGGGAAATATCAGAAGAGCGGATCAATCAAAGTGTCGAGAGAATCCTTAAACTGAAGAATCAATATCAATTGAACGGGGAAAGAGTGGATGAAGTGAATGTAAACCAACTCAATGAGTCTATTCGATCTTTGTTAGAAGAATATTAG